The following are encoded together in the Panicum virgatum strain AP13 chromosome 6K, P.virgatum_v5, whole genome shotgun sequence genome:
- the LOC120713320 gene encoding helicase SWR1-like, translated as MVRDVTLPSLIRAKRGFKHFPAENVLGRIEAHHNQSKRVKINQDIAELQEQAAKNNGLALQANSKGKEKANQSSKNEGTSNDDDELDDEQMAFFIKNFTRVLKKSNFRNFDKNKKYELRRRSNRLCFGCNKVGHFIADCPEKKKKNKDTKESTSKKDRSRYKKQAGEAHLGQEWDSQQESESEKEDIATMAFKASSPLPTSLFEDLTNDEDEDPIMCFMAKNSKVTSPNSSDDEIDNEVVTTKLVKKYGKGAATKMMELVMKLDEADETLET; from the coding sequence ATGGTTAGGGATGTCACTTTACCTAGCTTGATAAGAGCCAAAAGAGGATTCAAACACTTCCCCGCTGAAAATGTCCTTGGAAGAATTGAGGCTCACCATAATCAATCGAAGAGAGTCAAGATTAACCAAGATATAGCCGAGCTTCAAGAACAAGCGGCCAAGAACAATGGGTTGGCACTTCAAGCTAAttcaaaaggcaaagaaaaggcaaaccaaTCCTCAAAGAATGAAGGCACTagtaatgatgatgatgagcttgatgatgagcaaatggccTTCTTTATCAAGAACTTCACAAGAGTGTTGAAGAAAAGCAACTTTAGAAACTTTGACAAAAATAAGAAGTATGAGCTAAGAAGAAGATCTAATAGGCTGTGCTTTGGGTGTAACAAAGTTGGTCATTTCATTGCGGACTGTccggaaaagaagaagaaaaacaaagacaccaaagaaagcaCATCCAAGAAAGATAGATCAAGATATAAGAAGCAAGCCGGAGAAGCTCATCTTGGTCAAGAATGGGATTCACAACAAGAAAGTGAGTCCGAGAAGGAGGATATTGCAACAATGGCATTCAAGGCATCATCTCCACTTCCTACAAGCTTATTTGAAGATCTTACTAACGATGAGGATGAAGATCCTATCATGTGCTTCATGGCTAAAAATTCCAAGGTAACATCTCCAAACTCATCGGATGATGAAATAGATAATGAAGTAGTAACTACCAAGTTAGTCAAGAAATATGGAAAAGGAGCCGCAACTAAGATGATGGAATTAGTAATGAAACTAGATGAAGCGGATGAGACTCTTGAAACATAA